A portion of the Gemmatimonadaceae bacterium genome contains these proteins:
- a CDS encoding helix-turn-helix domain-containing GNAT family N-acetyltransferase: MANPAIEQVRRFNRLVAERIGALEDHFLGRSRPLGEARLLWEIGTDGADVRDLRGRLGLDSGYVSRLLRLLERQRLVTVRVNAGDARLRRATLTKRGLAERRELDKRSNAVAQRMLEPLSATQRETFLSSLAEIERLLQASMVRFDVEDPRTATSRWCLSQYFAELNERFDLGFDPARSLYADTRVFARPSGAFVIARVRGRPIGCGAVKFNGKQPAEFKRMWIAKESRGLGLGKRLLDVLENEARMAGATAVRLETNRTLTEAISMYRRSGYVEIEPFNDEPYAHHWFEKKLRRRR; this comes from the coding sequence ATGGCAAACCCCGCCATCGAGCAAGTCCGGCGCTTCAACCGTCTCGTCGCCGAGCGCATTGGCGCACTCGAGGATCATTTTCTCGGACGATCCCGTCCGCTCGGTGAGGCGCGGCTTCTCTGGGAAATCGGCACCGACGGCGCCGACGTCCGCGACCTGCGGGGCCGGCTCGGTCTCGATTCAGGATACGTCAGCAGGCTTCTACGATTGCTCGAGCGGCAGCGGCTGGTGACCGTCCGCGTCAACGCCGGCGATGCGCGCCTGCGGCGCGCGACGCTTACGAAGCGAGGATTGGCTGAACGCCGGGAGCTCGACAAGAGGTCCAACGCTGTCGCCCAGCGAATGCTCGAGCCGCTCAGCGCGACGCAACGAGAGACGTTCTTGTCATCGCTGGCCGAGATCGAACGTCTCCTCCAGGCGTCCATGGTCCGGTTCGACGTCGAGGATCCGCGGACCGCGACATCGCGATGGTGTCTCTCCCAGTACTTCGCCGAGTTGAATGAGCGCTTCGACCTTGGCTTCGATCCGGCGCGAAGTCTGTACGCCGACACTCGCGTGTTCGCTCGCCCCAGCGGAGCATTCGTGATCGCGCGAGTGCGCGGCCGTCCGATCGGGTGTGGCGCCGTGAAGTTCAACGGCAAACAGCCGGCCGAGTTCAAGCGCATGTGGATCGCCAAGGAGTCGCGCGGGCTCGGACTCGGCAAACGTCTTCTCGACGTGCTCGAGAATGAAGCGCGAATGGCCGGCGCGACGGCGGTGCGCCTCGAGACGAACCGTACGCTCACGGAAGCCATTTCGATGTACCGGCGATCAGGATACGTCGAGATCGAACCGTTCAATGACGAGCCCTACGCGCACCACTGGTTCGAAAAGAAGCTTCGTCGCAGGCGATGA
- a CDS encoding LysR family transcriptional regulator: protein MLDEMRTFVVLAESGSLQRAAERLFLTPSAVTRQIQRLEAALKTPLLDRRVKPGRITREGREVLDRGRQMLRIMDDLKANSAADAEPSGAFRVGLSFMLAQPSLVASIERLTSRFPRLQPVLSTHLKQQLIEQLRTGELDVALAFLSANDTIPGDLASSRLASERLVLVKAKGPQPRPRRSSKSKDHALDGRWVLNPSGCFIRAAIEARLRELGTPFELAAAINNIDMQLSLVASGIGFGAIPSRFLASHSKRRRLERITRSGISIEASIVFVQAAHLGRLEPAASFLEQEFRSHFTDRE, encoded by the coding sequence GTGCTCGATGAGATGCGGACGTTCGTCGTCCTGGCCGAATCAGGCTCGTTGCAGCGGGCGGCGGAACGGCTCTTCCTGACGCCGTCGGCGGTCACCCGGCAGATCCAGCGCCTCGAAGCGGCATTGAAGACGCCACTGCTCGATCGTCGTGTGAAGCCGGGACGGATCACTCGCGAAGGCCGCGAGGTGCTCGATCGCGGCCGACAGATGCTGCGCATCATGGACGATCTCAAGGCGAACAGTGCGGCGGACGCCGAGCCAAGCGGAGCTTTCCGCGTCGGATTGTCGTTTATGCTCGCACAGCCGAGCCTCGTCGCGTCGATCGAGCGCTTGACGAGTCGCTTCCCCCGGCTTCAACCGGTGCTGAGCACCCACCTCAAGCAACAGCTCATCGAGCAGCTCCGCACCGGCGAGCTCGACGTCGCCCTGGCGTTCCTCTCGGCGAACGACACCATACCCGGCGATTTGGCCAGCAGCCGTTTGGCGTCAGAACGTCTGGTCTTGGTCAAGGCCAAAGGACCGCAACCTCGTCCGCGGCGCTCGAGCAAGTCGAAGGATCACGCGCTCGACGGCCGCTGGGTGCTCAACCCGTCCGGTTGCTTTATTCGAGCCGCGATCGAGGCGAGGTTGCGCGAGCTCGGCACTCCGTTCGAACTCGCCGCCGCGATCAACAATATCGACATGCAATTGTCTCTCGTGGCGAGCGGGATCGGCTTCGGGGCTATCCCCTCGCGATTTCTTGCCTCGCATTCGAAACGCCGGCGGCTGGAGCGAATCACGCGGTCCGGCATCAGCATCGAGGCGTCGATCGTGTTCGTGCAAGCCGCCCATCTCGGCCGGCTCGAACCCGCGGCGTCATTTCTCGAGCAGGAGTTTCGAAGCCACTTCACGGATCGTGAATAG
- a CDS encoding DinB family protein has product MKKILIQFGLCALAVLPMAPSAQAQRQAGGLQAALAEDAGTLSDKFTGLARVMSGKYDWKPGEGIRSVSDVFNLIVAENGLTANVLSGSPAPARPAPITDPEKMQDALKTSYAQLQKVIAGLSDADLRTNVKLFGKEWPKRDALMHVLLDQHEHLGQSIAYARTNGVVPPWSK; this is encoded by the coding sequence ATGAAGAAAATTCTGATTCAGTTCGGCTTGTGCGCGCTTGCGGTCCTTCCAATGGCGCCGTCGGCGCAGGCGCAGCGGCAGGCGGGGGGATTACAGGCCGCCCTCGCGGAAGATGCCGGAACGCTGTCCGACAAATTCACTGGCCTCGCGCGTGTCATGTCGGGCAAGTACGACTGGAAGCCCGGGGAGGGCATTCGCTCCGTCAGCGACGTCTTCAACCTGATCGTGGCCGAAAACGGCCTGACCGCCAACGTGCTTTCAGGCTCCCCGGCCCCCGCCAGGCCGGCACCCATCACCGATCCAGAGAAGATGCAGGACGCTCTCAAGACGTCTTACGCGCAGCTGCAAAAAGTGATTGCAGGACTGTCCGACGCCGATCTGCGGACGAACGTGAAACTGTTCGGAAAAGAATGGCCGAAGCGGGACGCCCTGATGCACGTCCTCCTGGATCAACACGAGCATTTGGGACAGTCGATCGCGTATGCGCGCACCAACGGCGTGGTTCCACCCTGGTCCAAGTAG
- a CDS encoding ABC transporter permease — MTRFVSELGQDVRYGARMLVKKPTLTIVAVLTLALGVGANTAIFSIVDAVLLRPLPYRNPDRLVRVFFNEPGAGLRDVRFSEPELEDLQKRSGVFDDVTPIFEGNEDVIGDGPPERVEAVNGSFSYFSLLGVTPQVGRLFRPQDFVPGWSDNVVISDGFWRRAYGADPNIVGRILRVDNDPQIIIGVLPRGFRHPGPTISGEPEVFAAGGFTGPPFPKPARSARRFVNAIGRLKPGLTLAQAQTRLTTMAAELRQAYPGDYLPTTQWTIEIQSLQEMLVGNVRPMLLVLLGAVILIVFIVSLNIANLLLARASGRQQEMAVRQSLGASRGRLVRQMVTESMLLSLVGGVAGIATAAGTLRFIVRFVPSNVPRLNEVRIDWVVLAFALLLSVLTGLVFGLAPAFHSAKGALASAIREGGRGSGYSVKTGRLRDVLIVSELAFAVILMVGAGLLLRTMRDLLQENPGFNPTHLVTANLELPNPNDRATDPYRDVPRRATFERELQRRMNAIPGVERAAITSVLPSTNTNPNAVGGVPNEGFAIEDRPDASLQDVRAERFQISPDYFKVLQASLVRGRVFTEDDEDGKPLVAIIDESTARKYWPTTDPLGRRVRFTRDATKPWTTIVGIVKDIKSDGLDIDGVPHIYVSSYQDSNKRLSVVLRTPLPAAALEPRIRHEIQSIDATLPVFGVASMNDVLDRSLASHRFSADLVGGFAGLAMLLASIGIYGLLSYMVGQRAREIGIRMALGARREHVMRMFLQRGIVLAGVGVVIGLIVAASSASLLASLLYGVRPHDPAVFLIVPLLLFAVAVLASYLPARRATKVDPLIALREA, encoded by the coding sequence ATGACACGGTTCGTCTCGGAGCTCGGCCAAGATGTTCGCTATGGTGCGCGCATGCTGGTCAAGAAGCCCACACTCACCATCGTGGCCGTCCTGACGCTGGCGCTGGGCGTGGGAGCCAACACGGCCATTTTCAGCATCGTGGATGCCGTGTTGCTGCGTCCTCTGCCATACCGCAATCCGGATCGTTTGGTACGAGTATTCTTTAATGAGCCCGGCGCCGGATTGCGCGACGTCAGGTTTTCCGAGCCCGAGCTCGAGGACCTGCAAAAGCGATCGGGCGTCTTCGACGATGTCACGCCGATCTTCGAGGGCAATGAGGATGTGATCGGCGACGGACCCCCCGAACGTGTCGAGGCCGTCAACGGGAGCTTCAGCTACTTTTCCCTGCTCGGTGTGACGCCGCAAGTCGGACGGTTGTTTCGTCCGCAGGATTTTGTGCCGGGTTGGTCTGATAACGTCGTGATCAGCGACGGCTTCTGGCGCCGCGCCTACGGCGCCGATCCGAACATCGTCGGGCGTATCCTCCGGGTCGACAACGATCCCCAGATCATTATTGGAGTTCTGCCGCGCGGATTTCGCCATCCTGGACCGACCATCTCCGGCGAACCGGAGGTGTTTGCCGCCGGCGGCTTCACCGGGCCGCCTTTTCCGAAGCCAGCGCGCAGTGCCCGCCGTTTTGTCAATGCGATCGGACGACTGAAGCCTGGCCTGACACTGGCGCAAGCGCAGACCCGGCTCACGACGATGGCCGCCGAATTGCGCCAGGCCTATCCCGGCGATTACCTGCCGACGACGCAATGGACAATCGAGATTCAGTCATTGCAAGAAATGTTGGTGGGAAATGTTCGGCCGATGCTATTGGTGTTGCTGGGGGCGGTCATCCTGATCGTTTTCATCGTCTCGTTGAACATTGCGAATCTCCTGTTGGCCCGCGCTTCGGGACGACAACAAGAGATGGCGGTGCGGCAATCGTTGGGCGCGAGTCGCGGCCGTTTGGTGCGACAGATGGTGACCGAATCCATGCTGCTGTCGCTCGTCGGCGGTGTCGCGGGAATCGCAACCGCGGCGGGTACGTTGCGCTTCATCGTGCGCTTCGTGCCGTCGAACGTTCCCCGCCTCAACGAAGTACGAATCGACTGGGTAGTGCTGGCGTTCGCGCTCCTGCTTTCCGTGCTCACCGGTTTGGTGTTTGGACTTGCCCCCGCGTTTCATTCGGCAAAAGGGGCGCTCGCCTCGGCCATTCGCGAAGGCGGTCGAGGATCCGGCTACAGCGTGAAGACCGGCCGATTGCGGGATGTGCTCATCGTCTCCGAGTTGGCATTTGCCGTCATACTCATGGTCGGAGCCGGCTTGCTGCTGCGTACGATGCGCGACCTGTTGCAAGAAAATCCGGGGTTTAATCCGACTCACCTCGTGACGGCAAACCTCGAGCTTCCAAACCCGAACGACCGCGCAACGGACCCGTATCGCGATGTACCTCGCCGAGCCACCTTCGAGCGTGAGTTGCAGCGCCGCATGAACGCAATTCCGGGAGTGGAACGCGCCGCGATCACTTCCGTTCTCCCGAGCACCAATACCAACCCCAATGCGGTCGGTGGTGTGCCGAATGAAGGCTTTGCGATCGAAGATAGACCGGACGCGTCCCTTCAGGACGTGCGCGCCGAGAGATTCCAAATAAGCCCCGATTATTTCAAGGTGTTACAAGCCTCACTCGTGCGCGGCCGCGTATTCACCGAGGACGATGAAGACGGCAAGCCGCTGGTGGCCATCATCGACGAAAGCACCGCGCGAAAGTATTGGCCAACCACCGATCCCCTGGGCCGCCGAGTGCGGTTCACGCGAGACGCGACGAAGCCATGGACGACCATCGTGGGGATCGTCAAGGACATCAAGAGTGACGGCCTCGACATCGACGGCGTTCCCCACATCTACGTGTCGAGCTATCAAGACTCCAACAAGCGACTGAGCGTGGTATTGCGGACGCCTCTCCCCGCGGCTGCTCTGGAACCGCGGATTCGGCACGAAATCCAGAGCATCGATGCGACCTTGCCGGTCTTTGGTGTCGCTTCCATGAACGACGTCCTCGATCGGTCACTGGCGTCACACCGTTTTTCTGCCGACCTGGTGGGCGGATTTGCCGGACTGGCGATGCTCCTGGCCTCGATCGGAATTTACGGCTTGTTGTCGTATATGGTCGGGCAACGGGCGCGCGAGATCGGTATCCGCATGGCGCTGGGCGCCCGGCGGGAACACGTGATGAGAATGTTCTTACAGCGAGGGATCGTGCTCGCCGGCGTGGGCGTCGTTATCGGATTGATCGTTGCCGCATCGTCTGCGTCGCTGCTGGCCAGCTTGCTCTATGGGGTCCGCCCCCACGATCCGGCGGTGTTTCTGATCGTGCCTCTCCTCTTGTTTGCCGTTGCCGTTCTCGCCAGCTACCTCCCGGCGCGGCGCGCGACGAAAGTGGACCCGTTGATTGCCTTGCGCGAGGCATGA
- a CDS encoding DinB family protein: MQHSFEFTLPASRFPSLLERLRGTPARLDERTRGVPRERLTRAHPGRWSAQENVGHLFDLEALWLRRAEQYLAGESELAPADLTNRTTTNANHNARSIEYLLSGFRAARLRLVRLLMDADETIVTRTALHPRLKRELRLIDHAEFVAEHDDHHLAVIGALIR; encoded by the coding sequence TTGCAGCACTCGTTTGAATTCACATTGCCGGCAAGCCGGTTTCCGAGCCTGCTCGAGCGGCTCCGCGGAACTCCCGCGCGCCTCGATGAGCGTACGCGCGGCGTGCCACGAGAGCGCCTGACGCGAGCGCATCCGGGTCGGTGGTCAGCGCAGGAGAACGTCGGGCATCTGTTCGATCTCGAAGCACTGTGGTTACGCCGGGCCGAGCAATACTTGGCTGGTGAGAGCGAGCTTGCGCCGGCCGATCTTACGAATCGGACCACGACCAATGCCAATCACAACGCGCGCAGCATCGAATATCTGCTGTCCGGCTTTCGTGCGGCGCGACTCCGGCTGGTGCGACTGCTAATGGATGCTGACGAGACGATCGTCACGCGTACCGCGCTGCATCCGCGCCTCAAGCGGGAGCTGCGGCTGATCGACCACGCGGAGTTTGTCGCGGAGCACGATGATCATCATCTCGCGGTCATCGGCGCGTTGATTCGATAA
- a CDS encoding Rid family detoxifying hydrolase, producing the protein MPLQPITSDRLAKPVGPFSPAVRDGDRVYTSGQVAQDPATGKLIEGGVVAQTEQIFRNLEAIMSAANKSFVDVVKVNVYLTDIRHFAEMNEVYAKHFVAPYPARTTVAVAALPLGAIVEMEMIAG; encoded by the coding sequence ATGCCGCTACAACCCATTACGTCTGACCGTCTCGCGAAACCCGTCGGTCCATTTTCACCCGCCGTCCGCGACGGCGATCGCGTGTATACGAGCGGGCAAGTCGCACAAGATCCTGCCACGGGCAAGCTGATCGAGGGCGGCGTTGTCGCTCAAACAGAGCAGATCTTTCGCAACCTCGAAGCGATCATGAGCGCCGCGAACAAGTCGTTCGTCGATGTCGTGAAAGTGAACGTGTATCTCACCGACATACGGCACTTCGCCGAGATGAACGAGGTGTACGCCAAGCATTTTGTGGCTCCGTATCCGGCTCGCACGACAGTAGCGGTCGCGGCGCTGCCACTCGGCGCGATCGTCGAGATGGAAATGATCGCCGGCTAA
- a CDS encoding ABC transporter permease — MDGLLQDVRYALRTLRKSPAFVTITVLTLALGIGANLAIFTVVNAVLLEPLPFREPERLVRVFDDVGRAGAKDIGMSVPELDDLRRSGVFEQISAIVPVSTALSGGDRVERIELLGTSPNYFELLGARPALGQTYTQAEWVPGFLDGVVISDGLWKRQFGSDPHIIGRRVRVDEDPYTIIGVMPPDFRHPGNTVGGDVDIWTGTGFSGDPFPSPPQRVRRFLPGTLGRLRPGITLEQAQQRLDALATSLQQTFPNDYPKQLGWSLRLEPAETSLTGNVRPTLVILLAAVSFVLLIACVNVASLLIARGSAHMREFAIRQALGASRGQLVRQVLTESVLISLTGGTAAVAMLLFAQRSLLALMPADVPRLAEVHADWRMVFLALVLSLATGVLVGLMPALHASTLDPNRDLRDGGRTGGGQSVRQNRSRAALVVLEVALSAVLLVGAGLLVRSFSAALSQDPGLDPERLVTGQIWVPFPNNPKANQYFTQVQRAGLVRELTNRIALLPGLEQSAVGTSSDIPLLSNVNSPLPFSLPDEMSTQENDHAAEFGAVSAAYFDVLGTPLKRGRGFTEHDAESTARVVVVSEAFVRRFSPQREAVGQRLRFIARGQAQEAQIIGVVGDVRNDGLDIAPPPRVYQSILQYPSQELAVFLRTRSDVDVKATKEALTAAVRSIDPELPVFGVMSMADLKSASMARRRFSLFLMSVFAVSALLLAALGIYGVMAFVVGQRAQEFGIRMALGAMPRNILGLAFRPGLILTAAGTIVGLAASIGVTRLMSSVLFGVSSNDPTTFAVVPAVLGIVALAACFIPARRATRVSPIQALK; from the coding sequence ATGGACGGTCTCCTGCAGGACGTGCGCTATGCGCTCCGGACGCTGAGGAAGAGCCCCGCGTTCGTGACGATCACCGTGTTGACGCTCGCGCTCGGGATCGGAGCGAATCTCGCGATCTTCACGGTCGTGAACGCCGTGCTGCTCGAGCCGCTGCCCTTCCGCGAGCCCGAACGCCTCGTGCGCGTGTTCGATGACGTAGGCCGTGCGGGAGCGAAGGACATTGGGATGTCGGTCCCCGAGCTCGACGATTTGCGCCGCTCCGGCGTATTCGAGCAGATCAGCGCGATTGTTCCCGTGAGCACGGCGTTGTCGGGCGGCGACCGAGTGGAGCGGATCGAGTTACTCGGGACGAGCCCGAACTACTTCGAGCTCCTCGGAGCGAGGCCGGCCCTCGGACAGACGTACACGCAGGCGGAGTGGGTGCCGGGTTTCCTGGACGGCGTCGTCATCAGCGACGGGCTCTGGAAGCGCCAATTCGGATCGGATCCACACATCATCGGGCGCCGCGTTCGCGTGGATGAAGACCCCTACACGATCATCGGTGTCATGCCTCCCGACTTTCGCCACCCGGGCAACACCGTCGGCGGCGACGTCGACATCTGGACAGGAACCGGCTTCTCGGGCGATCCATTCCCTTCGCCCCCGCAACGCGTCAGGCGCTTTCTACCCGGAACGTTGGGGCGGTTGAGACCGGGAATCACACTTGAGCAGGCGCAACAGCGACTCGATGCGCTGGCGACTTCGTTGCAACAGACCTTCCCCAATGATTATCCCAAGCAGTTGGGTTGGTCGCTTCGGCTCGAGCCTGCCGAAACCAGCCTGACGGGCAACGTGCGGCCGACGCTGGTGATCCTGCTCGCCGCCGTCAGCTTTGTGCTGCTGATCGCCTGCGTCAACGTCGCCAGCTTGCTGATCGCCAGGGGCTCGGCACACATGCGGGAGTTTGCAATTCGCCAGGCGCTGGGCGCCTCTCGCGGGCAGCTTGTTCGACAGGTTCTGACGGAAAGCGTGCTCATATCGCTCACCGGAGGCACCGCTGCCGTTGCCATGCTCCTCTTCGCGCAACGATCGCTTCTTGCGCTGATGCCCGCGGACGTCCCGCGACTCGCCGAGGTACACGCTGATTGGCGAATGGTGTTCCTCGCGCTCGTGCTCTCCCTCGCGACCGGCGTGCTGGTTGGATTGATGCCGGCGCTCCACGCATCGACGCTCGACCCAAATCGCGACTTGCGGGATGGCGGACGGACGGGCGGTGGGCAGAGCGTGCGCCAAAATCGATCGCGCGCCGCGTTGGTCGTGCTGGAAGTTGCTCTATCGGCGGTACTGCTGGTTGGCGCCGGATTGCTCGTCCGCAGCTTCTCCGCCGCGCTGAGCCAGGATCCTGGCCTCGATCCGGAGAGGCTCGTCACCGGTCAAATCTGGGTTCCCTTTCCGAACAATCCCAAGGCGAATCAATACTTCACGCAGGTGCAGCGCGCCGGGCTTGTCAGGGAACTAACGAACCGGATCGCCCTGCTCCCCGGCCTGGAGCAATCCGCGGTGGGCACGTCGAGCGATATCCCGCTCTTGAGCAATGTGAACAGTCCCCTCCCGTTTTCATTGCCCGACGAGATGTCGACGCAGGAAAATGATCACGCGGCGGAGTTTGGAGCGGTGAGCGCAGCGTATTTCGACGTGCTCGGGACGCCGCTCAAGAGAGGACGCGGCTTCACCGAGCACGACGCCGAATCCACCGCGAGGGTCGTGGTAGTCAGCGAAGCGTTCGTCCGAAGATTTTCACCACAACGAGAGGCGGTTGGTCAACGGCTGCGGTTCATCGCGAGGGGTCAAGCACAAGAAGCCCAAATCATCGGCGTGGTTGGGGATGTGCGAAACGACGGGCTGGATATCGCGCCGCCACCGCGCGTGTACCAGTCCATTCTTCAATATCCCAGCCAGGAGCTGGCCGTGTTTCTGCGCACGCGTTCTGATGTGGATGTGAAGGCGACGAAGGAAGCACTCACAGCGGCGGTACGCAGCATCGATCCGGAGCTTCCGGTGTTCGGCGTCATGAGCATGGCTGACCTGAAGTCGGCTTCGATGGCGCGGCGCCGGTTCTCACTCTTCCTGATGTCGGTCTTCGCCGTGTCGGCGCTCCTGCTCGCCGCGCTGGGAATTTATGGGGTGATGGCCTTCGTCGTCGGCCAGCGCGCGCAGGAGTTCGGCATTCGGATGGCCCTGGGTGCGATGCCTCGAAATATTCTCGGGCTCGCGTTCCGTCCCGGCCTCATTCTCACCGCCGCCGGTACCATTGTCGGTTTGGCCGCGTCGATCGGCGTGACGCGGCTGATGTCGAGCGTCTTGTTCGGCGTGTCGTCGAACGACCCAACGACGTTTGCCGTCGTGCCGGCCGTGCTCGGGATCGTGGCGCTGGCCGCGTGTTTCATTCCCGCGAGACGCGCCACGCGCGTTTCTCCGATACAGGCGCTCAAGTAG
- a CDS encoding LUD domain-containing protein — protein MSAQTHASAVSVEDSFAVPATAEQLQQVALALESNGFAAEVVDTAEDARRRIRSLVPGGSSVLTAASETLRLSGIADDIDHSDAAVSIGARVHSMNRQTEGEAIRRLMASPDVVIGSVSAVTHDGSLVAVSASGSQLPAYAGGAGRLILVIGAQKVVADLAAAMRRIESYALPLETERTKRAYGVPSFIGKILIINRDYRPGRTTIILTKQAIGF, from the coding sequence ATGTCCGCGCAGACACACGCCAGTGCTGTATCGGTCGAGGATTCGTTCGCTGTTCCGGCCACAGCGGAGCAGTTGCAACAGGTGGCTCTGGCGCTCGAGTCGAACGGCTTTGCCGCCGAGGTGGTCGATACCGCGGAGGACGCCCGGCGGCGGATACGTTCGCTCGTTCCGGGCGGCAGCAGCGTGCTGACCGCGGCGAGCGAAACACTTCGCCTGTCCGGCATTGCCGACGATATCGACCACTCGGACGCCGCGGTATCGATCGGAGCCCGCGTGCACTCGATGAATCGACAAACCGAGGGCGAGGCGATTCGCCGCCTCATGGCCAGCCCGGACGTCGTCATCGGAAGCGTCAGCGCGGTGACCCACGATGGATCGCTCGTCGCGGTTTCGGCCAGCGGGAGTCAACTGCCGGCGTATGCGGGCGGAGCCGGTCGACTCATTCTCGTCATCGGCGCGCAGAAAGTGGTCGCCGACCTCGCGGCCGCGATGCGGCGCATCGAGAGCTATGCGCTCCCGCTCGAAACGGAGCGGACGAAGCGCGCCTACGGAGTGCCGAGCTTCATCGGGAAAATCCTGATCATCAATCGTGATTATCGCCCGGGACGAACGACCATCATCCTCACCAAACAGGCCATCGGGTTCTAA
- a CDS encoding carboxymuconolactone decarboxylase family protein: MPRLPIPTFDTAPAVARPVLADLRERSLSPGTLLNLHAQMSTSPATLMGYMGMRSAIEQYGTLDAKVRTAIMLSVSRTDGAGYAQAINVMLCRRAGWSAEEVSEIAAGTFNDDPKIASLLEVARQAARNIGHVDDGAWRIARSNGWSAEELNDTFASVALTMVVDYFVHFAETPLDVPAAPAAADTRNLERIRSHS; the protein is encoded by the coding sequence ATGCCACGCCTTCCAATTCCTACCTTCGATACCGCCCCGGCGGTCGCGCGCCCCGTCCTCGCCGACTTGCGCGAACGCTCTCTCTCGCCTGGAACGCTGCTCAACCTCCACGCGCAAATGTCGACCTCACCCGCGACGCTCATGGGATACATGGGTATGCGGAGCGCCATCGAGCAGTACGGGACGCTGGACGCGAAAGTGCGAACGGCGATCATGCTATCGGTGAGCCGAACTGACGGGGCGGGGTACGCGCAGGCGATCAATGTGATGCTCTGTCGTCGCGCGGGATGGTCGGCCGAAGAGGTCAGCGAGATCGCCGCCGGCACCTTCAACGACGATCCGAAGATCGCGTCACTGCTCGAAGTCGCGCGTCAAGCCGCCAGGAACATCGGCCATGTCGACGACGGCGCGTGGCGCATAGCGCGCTCGAACGGCTGGAGTGCCGAAGAACTGAACGACACGTTCGCCAGCGTCGCGCTCACCATGGTGGTCGACTACTTCGTGCACTTCGCGGAGACCCCGCTGGACGTTCCGGCCGCGCCCGCGGCCGCGGACACACGCAACCTCGAACGAATCAGGAGCCACTCATGA
- a CDS encoding beta-propeller fold lactonase family protein, which translates to MMKWTMSGAAMIAALAISACSDQGTTQPRSAQPPVSFDRHDDASTDGVGAVFTSSNAVGGNVVFAFTRRGDGVLSKTGEFPTGGNGVGGDVDPLQSQNSVVLADDRQHLYVVNAGSNTVSTFSIAPNATLQLLGTTSSGGVRPISLAVSNHDVFVLNADNSVATLALDDAGVPVGAPVARVSLGDASDGPSTIAATRDGDFLFVTQRSANAIDVLRADARGALSLVERRPSSGGVPFGFAVTKRAQVIVSEAAGDAPNGAASSYDLARDGSLTSITSSLSTHQAASCWLVLSNNDRFAFVANAGSGSISGYAVASNGTLTALDPSGRTGITTTPDATPLDMSVTRDGKFLYALQTGTGTIGSFAIAADGRLTTLADTPGLAAAAGFQGLAAY; encoded by the coding sequence ATGATGAAATGGACAATGTCAGGCGCGGCCATGATCGCGGCCCTCGCGATCTCGGCGTGCAGCGATCAGGGAACAACGCAGCCAAGGAGCGCGCAGCCGCCGGTGTCATTCGATCGGCATGACGACGCGTCCACCGACGGCGTCGGTGCCGTGTTCACCAGCAGCAACGCCGTCGGCGGAAACGTCGTGTTCGCGTTTACCCGGCGCGGCGATGGCGTACTGTCGAAGACCGGAGAATTCCCGACTGGCGGGAACGGCGTAGGCGGTGACGTCGACCCACTTCAGTCGCAGAACTCAGTCGTGCTCGCCGACGACCGTCAGCATCTGTATGTCGTGAATGCCGGCAGCAATACCGTTTCGACGTTCTCGATCGCGCCGAACGCGACGCTCCAGTTGCTCGGCACGACCTCGTCAGGCGGCGTTCGGCCGATTTCGTTGGCGGTCAGCAATCACGACGTGTTCGTGCTCAACGCGGATAACTCGGTTGCTACGCTCGCGCTCGATGACGCCGGCGTCCCGGTGGGAGCTCCTGTGGCCCGTGTTTCACTCGGCGACGCGTCCGACGGTCCTTCGACGATCGCCGCGACTCGCGACGGAGACTTTCTCTTTGTGACCCAGCGTTCGGCGAACGCAATCGATGTGCTGCGTGCCGACGCGCGTGGCGCCCTCTCTCTCGTCGAGCGTCGTCCCTCGAGCGGCGGAGTTCCGTTCGGCTTCGCGGTGACGAAACGTGCGCAGGTGATCGTGTCCGAGGCGGCTGGCGATGCGCCCAACGGTGCTGCCTCGTCCTATGATCTCGCGCGAGATGGCTCGCTGACGTCCATCACGTCGTCGTTGTCGACGCACCAGGCCGCGTCATGCTGGCTCGTGCTCAGCAACAACGATCGCTTTGCGTTCGTCGCGAACGCCGGCAGTGGCTCCATCAGCGGGTACGCCGTCGCCTCGAACGGAACGCTCACGGCGCTCGATCCCTCGGGCCGGACCGGCATCACGACTACTCCGGACGCCACACCGCTCGACATGAGCGTGACCCGCGACGGGAAGTTTCTCTACGCCCTTCAGACAGGGACGGGAACGATCGGTTCGTTCGCGATCGCGGCGGACGGCCGTCTTACCACTCTCGCTGACACGCCGGGCCTCGCCGCCGCGGCGGGGTTCCAGGGCCTCGCTGCCTACTGA